In Rhodamnia argentea isolate NSW1041297 chromosome 1, ASM2092103v1, whole genome shotgun sequence, the genomic window GAGGCAAAAGGTGCAGTTAAGGCCATTCAAAATGAGGCCTTCTTCATCCCCTTATATGAACTTCATCTCACATATGGTGGAATTTTCAGGTTGACCTTTGGTCCCAAGGTTTGCTCCTTCTAGATGTGCATACAAGCTCTTATTGTTTTGTTATCTTTCTTattgaaaattcaagaattgTCCCACTCCCAGTTATGCGCGAATTCTTAGTATTCTAGCCAGTCATTTATTGATTTCTGGATGCAGTCCTTTGTAATAGTTTCTGACCCATCAATTGCAAAGCATATATTGAAGGACAACTCAAAGGCTTATTCAAAGGTATATGATGGTTGACTTAATTGTTCTCCTTCAAATTTTCATGAGTTTCTGGAGATATGTCAAGTGTGTCTTTGAATTTAAATCTGAACTTTGTGATGAATAGGGTATTCTGGCAGAAATTTTAGAGTTTGTCATGGGAAAGGGTCTTATACCAGCAGATGGGGAAGTATGGCGAGTACGTAGACGTACTATAGTCCCCGCTTTGCATCAGAAGGTAATGCAATTTCAGTTAGTTCACTTTTATCATTCCCGATGCTAATTTAGTAGAAgttaaatctctctcttttctcatatAATCTCTTGTTCATTGAagtccttaatttttttggtagtttgTAGCGACTATGATTAACTTGTTTGGACAAGCTACCCAAAGACTTTGCGATAAGCTTGATGCTGCTGCTTCTGAAGGGGAAGATGTAGAGATGGAGTCACTCTTCTCCCGCTTGACATTGGACATCATTGGGAAGGCAGTTTTTAACTATGATTTTGATTCACTGACAAATGACACTGGAATAATTGAGGTAATGTGCCATTTGTGGtttgtaaaaaaattgtttgattgtGCCAGCCTGTTTAACTTCTTTCAAAATCTTTGATAGTTCATTTATTTCCATGACCTCTTTCTTGATAGAGCAGGCTGTTTATACTGTGCTGCGGGAAGCAGAAGATCGAAGTGTTTCACCTATCCCATTTTGGGAAATTCCTATATGGAAAGATATCTCACCAAAGCAAAAGAAGGTCAATGAAGCTTTGAAGTTGGTCAATGATACCCTTAACGAATTGATAGCGATATGCAAGGTGACTTTTTTTCGTCCTGCTCTGCCtagtcaaatttatttttccttatattCATGCATCTATATATCACTGACGTAGTGATAGTTTCTTTCCAGACATCCTATATTGTCTTAGGCTTctgttatttttcatttgtttagcaATTGGGCAGCAATGAATATGCTCCATCTTTGTTTAATGTGGTGATAAAGGCTGTGTCAGATACTACTTTTGCTGTATCTGACTAGTTGCGTAGCTCATCAATAGGTAATAGATTTGCAGAGACAGTTAAAGTTTATGACTTCGTATTTGCAGAGGATGGTAGATGAGGAGGACTTGCAGTTTCATGAGGAATACATGAACGAGGAGGACCCTAGTATCCTTCACTTTCTCGTGGCATCGGGAGATGATGTACGGTGCCctgattttccaatttttgttaaTTGTCTACCCAGATTGCTGAAGAAATCTTGCACCTTTTTGTAGGTTTCAAGTAAGCAACTCAGAGATGACCTGATGACGATGCTGATAGCTGGACATGAAACATCTGCTGCCGTGCTAACTTGGACCTTTTATCTTCTATCGAAGGTACTTGGAGTGtattccaaaagaaaaacacgCGATGGAAACAAGACGACGCTTTACTATGACTAAAATGTCTATGCTATGGACTAGATCATTGATAAGTTTattttgatttgacaatttggAGTTAAAGGCAAAGTACATGAATAGCTTCTCCGCTTGCCTAATGCATTTTTCACTTGCACAATTACAGGAGCCTACCATCATGTCCAAGCTTCAAAATGAGGTAAGTTGTTGGTTTTTTATATTAGACTCTGTCTCATGTGGTATCATTCCTATCTCCCAATGAAATGTAAAAGAAATAGCATTAAAGTTTGTTGCATCAATTAGTTCTCTTTCCAGACCTTGAAAATGCATTTCTTTGCACCATTACCATGATTTGCAACATGAGTTAACTTTATTATTTGGTATCTGCAACTGTATGTCCTGAttacaaatttcattttccttgatGGTATGTTTAAAgttaaatcacattttttttttctgatcttACCACTCTTTTAGGTTGATTCTGTTCTTGGTGACCGATTACCAACCATCGAGGACGTGAAAAAACTCAAGTATACAACTCGAGTTATAaatgaagtaatttttttttttctctttaactAAGTTAAGGTGGAAATTTCGGTTTCTTGTGCACAGGATTGACATCTCTCTCCTTTTGTCCAGTCATTGAGGCTCTACCCACAACCACCTGTCTTGATTCGTCGATCTATTGAGAGTGATTTCCTTGGGAAATACCCGATAAAAAGGTGATTGTCTTCTAAGTTTCTTGACCTCATGGGGACAATATACTCGGGAAGTACCTCTTATCTCTAGCTGTCTAGTTTAATCTTGGTGAAAATCTCAAGTtgttaaaattttcttgattgcttttcttttttgattgcTTGAGAAAGATGTCCTTGAGGAATGTTCTAATCTTGGTATGATTTATTTCGTTGGGGGAAAGCTTCCGTTTGAGatactttctaattttttgttcttcatgGTTGGTTTGTAGTTGAAAACAACTCTTTACTGAGTTATTCAGTTAACGGGAACACATTAGTACTCTGGAGCATCATTGATCCCCAGATTTCCATCAAACTGAGTCTTAAAAACATGCGTTGTCCTTCTGTGATCTTCGAGGATTAAATTCACTGCAATCTTTGTATAATCATGTATCCATATTTCTGTTCAGAATAATGCTTCTGCCCTTAGTTAAATAATTAGTGCTCCTCCACTAATTTTTAGTCCGTACATCTACTACATATGTTCAAGTAGGTGTATCAACTTGACTTTATAATGATGTATCTGGTTGACTGACAGGGGCGAAGATATCTTTATTTCTGTCTGGAACCTGCATCGAAGTCCACATCACTGGATTGATGCAGACAAGTTCAATCCTGAAAGATGGCCGCTAGATGGACCTAATCCAAATGAAACCAATCAAAATTTCAGGTTTGTTAGATGTCAAAATATTCCCTCTGTAACTTTTACTTAGAAATGCATTATTCATCAAtggttgtgaatttttttggcTTATCCACATATCGTCAGTAATATCTGATTGTTTGTTGATATCCTTCAATTTTCTCACTCAGTTACTTGCCCTTCGGCGGAGGACCTAGGAAATGTGTAGGGGACATGTTCGCATCTTTCGAGGTAATGTTTTGAATCACTCGTTTTCTATACTCATTTACAGCACACTTCATTTAGTAGGTTGTGAGCGTATCACTTGTCTAGTTGATTATAAGTTTCTCCTGTTTCTGCATTCATTTCATGGCAAAGATCTATTTACATGTAACACTGAATGTGTTTTTATCCTGCTAATGAGCTGCCTCATTTATTGATGCAGACAGTAGTCGCGGTGGCAATGCTTGTCCGGCGATTCAACTTTCAAATCGCTCTTGGAGCACCTGCTGTGAGTGATTTTATTATGTCCTCCCTCTGTAAATTTCTAGATGGATTTGAAAAACTGGTGGCcgtttatttaattttcacaaAACTTATGAACACCGAAACTTTCTATCCTTTTGATTTGTAAAAGGAGTTGGAACTGTGATTGAAACAGCAAGAGAGCAAATTCTTACCACAGAATCTGTATCCAGGTAAACATGACCACAGGAGCAACAATCCACACAACCGAAGGGTTGAATGTGACGGTTACACGAAGGCTACAACCCCCAATTGTCCCTACATTAGAGATGCCATTACTTAAGGTGGATGCCTCCACAAGCAGTCCACAAGGGGATTCAGTGTTGAGTCAGAAAAGTGAAGTTACATCTGCCCATTCTTGAACTTCTTGGGCGTTTTGCCGCATCATTCATTGTGATTTATCTTTGGGAAATGCATTCCCTTTTCCTGTAATATATTTTTCCCCTCAGCTTTTTGGGGAACATGTATGTGTACAATGGAATGGTTGCAGTCTCCGAGAAGTAAATTGGATTGCGTATTCGAGTTTATGTGTCTCTATTTATTTGGCCCTATGTCATATGCTGAGGACACCATTCGCAAATTTGAGGGTGAGTTCTAATGTCCAGAGCGTCCCAGCGGAGCCAGCAGTAATGAATGGAACAATCACAAGCAGAAGCCAAAAACTATTGGAAACTTTGCATCTCACCTCCAGAAATCTGGTAAATCTGCCTTGCTGAGTCACAAAGCAGACCGGACTGCAAGTGAAGTTGTTTAGTGCATCTAGCTCGGTCTCGCCAAAAATGACTTTGACTTGGTGGTCTTGTGTTAAGATCTCTTATTTGCCTGACCTTATATGTTGTCATCACTCATCCCAATAATTCATCTTCCATGGTTTATTTCCACATGAATATATTATTTGCCAGAATCAAAGATAGCTGGACAATTGATGAACACAGTGAAACTTCAAAAATAATCTGATATTGGTCCAACGAATTAGTTCAATGAAATCCATGTTCTTGCCTCAGCTCATTTTGAGGATGCAAGTTGCGCAACGAATCTAACAATTGGAGGTGATTACATAAAATGAGAGCAATGACTTGACTTGCAAGTTTATGAGCAGCCGAAGCATCGTCTAATCGAGAGAAAGCTAGATGGAGCAGGCACTAATTCACATTCTGAACTCGAGTTCCTGCGAGGAAAATGCTTATAGAAGGCGTTCACCGCTCTACCCACTCCGTCTTCATTTTCCATGGCTTTAGCAAGGTCCATTGCACGCTCTTTCACCTGTTGCAAGATAGTCAGGGACTAATTGATTCAGAAACGTGAAGCAAAGATGCAACGGTACCTTAGGATCCAGCATGAATCTTATGGCATCAATTAACTTCTCAAGAGAGAAACCATCAACTGGAATGGGTGCCGGACCTACTCCTCTGGCATATACTTGTTCACCCCAGAAGGTCTGGTCTCCAAAGAAAGGTATAATGGTCGTCGGACACTGTTTCCATTGGAAAAGCGGGGAATGCACATAAGCTTAAAGGCCAATTGGCATCTACAAAAAGACTGATATATAATTACAGTTCATAACCGATCCAAAAACTTACTGCAGCTCTAAGACCAGCAGCAGTTGTACCAGCACCTCCGTGATGTACCTGGTAATAGGTGCACACATATCAGTTACCAGCTGTGGTATTCCTAGATGAAATGCAACTAAAGAACTTGAAAGTTGACTTCTGGAAAGATGtcatattcattttttgtggcATCGAAagaataattaatgaattgatTTTGTCAGACAATGTGTAAAAGCGTTCAACTAACACATAGTTTGGCAAATACGTCGAATATTCAGTAGCATAAAGATTTGTGTGAATAGAGCTGCCCAATCCTCAGTTCAATGGTTTATCTGCCAGAAGAATACTGCAGGTTCTCCTTTTGGTGTAGCAGAACAAGTCAATAGATGCAGGTATGTACAGAGGTTTGATATTGGTAAGCAATGCCGGAAAAGAGGTTCAAGGCTCCTCCAGCCACCACAACTAAGATGTTCATATATTAGGTAATGGTTCACATACAGCAGTTGCTTTAACAAAACTAAAGAGTTCTCCTTTCTCCATGTACTGACGTGAAAGCTCATCACTTTTATGAACCGGATGATCATTGTTTGCTGCTCTGCAATTAGACGAAATGACTGGCCGAACAAGTTAACTTCACATGAAAGAAGCTCAGAGTTTTACCACTGCACTACATCTTGCAAAAAGCCAGTCATGGGGACAGTTATCAAGAAGGTACACGGACTCCTTCGGTTCTGACACTGCGGGACAGAAGGGCAAGAGAGCATCAAAATATCAGTACACACTATCCATACAAAGCTTATGACATGGAAAGCTCACTCCAGAATTAGTGTAAATCAATTGAGCATTTATGCAATCTTGAATCAGCAGAAAGAGGATCCAAAACATACAGTTTCCAAGACCACCCCATCCTTTACTAATGATGCCCCTTTGCCCAGTTGCTTCAAGAGCTTTGATTATGATATCTGTCATTCTCTGTGGTTCTTGAACTGGCTGCTCATATCGACACAAAGGGAAAACTGATCAGggcagaaaaaggaaacaaatccaATGATCAGTGCAGAGATGCCGACAAGAAGGAACTCACAAGGCTACCAAAACCAATGTAGATGGGCTTGTCACCTTCTTCTAGCCATTTCAACAGTGAATCTGGTGGTTCATAACTTGATGCAAGGTCAAGAAAACAAAAGCCAACTACATCAATCTTGGGTCCCCAATCTGCAGAGTGAAGAAAGCCGGGCAACATCACGAAAGACATCCTTAAAAAGTACACAGATAACAAAAGGTGTTAGTAATCCAAGTTCATTATATCATTGAAGAAATCAACAGTGTGGAAATTAAGGTTACATAACTTGGAATATTGATTCAACTGGGAAAGCTATCAGTAAATTTGCATCGAACTTGACTCTACCTTTAGGTTTAGGGACAAGGTGAGGACTCCATGTATAACCAACAGGCACATCAGGAGGAGGGCTATTGGATCCACATAAATATGTGACAGGTCTAAgcttcaactttttctttctgAACTCATTAATCATGTCTCGTGTCGCAAGCCAAATTAATGCATCAATAATTTGATAAGACAGCTGTAAATACGTTAAAAAGCATTAAGGATATGATATAGAAGGCAGCTATGAGAAACGAAAGAATCCTCACAGACTTACTTTATACCCAGCTGGTTGCTTCACACGGGATAGAGGATGTGGAAATTCACCAGTAGGGCTGAGGCAAATGTTTTATTATCAGTGTGCATAGCATCAATGTGTAATGCATGCATCTCCATTAGTACATGCAGCATTTAACAAAGATAATAACTAGGTCGAATGACTAAACAGAAGTTTATTTGTGAGAATTAAGATTCTTGCTGTAATGGGAGGGAAATAAAGAAGGTAGGTAGGTAGAGCTGCAATTAGATTAGAAAACTTACGTCCATGGCATTGTGAAAAATATATGAATTGGTATTTTTAGTGCCTCAGCAACATGAATATGCCCTAAAAAGTATCTTCGCACGGTTAGCTGCAGTCCGTTATTTCTTCAAAGCAATGACTAAAGTAGTCTATGTTGCCATGACTACAAGACCAGTGACAACATAAAGAAGGCTAATCATTGTACTAAACCAGCATTCTCCACATAGAATCTACCATACTAGAAATCACCATCACCAACCTTCCTTTCACCTCGAGTATAATGTTTTggctagaagaagaaggaggaggaggaggaggaggaggaggaggaagtctCACCACATGCTGGAGGATTAGCAATTATTGCGTCTGCTTCAAACGGCATCTTAGAATGAGGATCGGGATCCATACATGCAGGAAGTAAAGAGAGAATAATATCCTTCAATTCATTTCTCTGAATTTGAATTTCTGAAGGTCCTGAAGGTAAGATGCCTTTGTTCTTCACCATGTCtgcagggaaaaaaatgaatcaattgaAATATCAGCAGAGGAGAAACATCTTGAGGGGTTCGTATTCTTACAATTACTCATTTCTGCCATCTAGTTTtgcaaaaaaagtaaaagaaccaaGACAAGAATGAGAAACCTACACCAAGCAAGAACTTTCGGATCTCCACCCAGAGGATAAAATTCTAATCCAGCAGTCAAGACAAACTCTCTGAAGTTTGAATGAGTTGCTAGTCTTACCCGGTGGCCATGTTCCTGCAGGAGGGATTCTTACAATTGTCAGTTCAGAGCAGCAGTTTAATGCACAGCTATTATAATCTTTAAATTGTTTGAAAGGCGTGAGGTGTGCCTTCAGCAGACTATGCAGTGAATATAAGCGAGCCATGAGCATAGATGGATTGACATATTTAGCATCTTTCCGCACATCATTTTCAGAGTTTTGACATAAGCTGAATCAAATGTTGATCAGTCAAGAGAAATGATCCAGAATAAGGAATCTGGAcaatttgaaaagttcatgGAGATTGCTGAAACATGAGCAATTGGTTATAATCATGCTTTGAAATGGAAACTCTACAATTATAGTAATTGCCAGCATTTTGAAATTCATCAAGAGCTGGACGCAACCACAATGCCTGCAGCGTATCCCCTCTCTTTGCTTTCTTCATGTAGTTGTGCATTATGTTTTTTgatacttcaattttttttaggactaTGCTGGAGAAATAGTCATTTAATAGTGTGTGACGGCAAAAATTGATGATTATCATCCCTCTACTGGAATAAAAGCCCAGTCAATTTCCAAAGCAAGAATATGAAGACAAAGTCATACATCGCCATAACCTGAAAACGTTTTCCAATAGCAACAAATGGCTGTACGTCTCCTCGTGTTCCAACAATGAGCATTACTATTTGCAGCGGAGGTAAATCTTGAATGTCTGCCATACCAGGGTCTTCATCTGTTGGTCCAATGGATGGGAATTCAGGCTCGAAATCAAGGTTTTGAGGCTTGATGTCGAGTGAAACTTCGAGCTGTACGGTTCCATCAGTTTTAACAGTAGCAACTTGATTGAGCCACTGGAGCTACAAAATTTGGTAATTAACTCAATCAAGCCATAAATCAAAATCGTGTTACATAAATCTGATCAACCAAAGATGCAACTAAGACGTAAATTGTTCATGCTGCCAAAGGGAGTCGCGATGCCATACGAAAAGAAGAGACTCTAGAATGGTAGAGGTAAATAGAGCTTTGGCTACCTTTTTTGACACAGAAATTTTCTCATCAAAGAAGTTTGCTGCAAATAGACCTAGAGTTTTTTTGTGCTTGCAATTCTCAGTTTTCGTAATTTGGCAGGAACTTGTCTCTGATTTTCCAGAAGTTGATGCTTCGCCAATTGTCTTCTGGACGGTTGGAATCCCGTCACTAAGCCCTGAAAAAACCGGATTTCCTTGAAGTATAGCACATGAATATCTCAAGCAAGAGAGAAGGTCCAAATGCACCGAACCATAGGCATACCAATAGGCAAGTATGGAGGAGCTTCCAATTGGCAACTTGATTGGAACGGTTAAGACAAAACGCGGATCTTATACATAACTGTCCTAAGAATGGAGGTGTGAAGCAGATGGTTACATATCTAGCATGAGAAGGCGTGTTGAGTATGCATGTGACATAATGCTCCAACACATCTATCCTGGATCAATTGCAGATGCGTTCGAGAAATTTTGGAACCACTAGGATCATGTGCCACTAGCAATAAAGCCATCCACGGAAAAGGATAGAATATGAGAACATCAGACCTTTGCTATGAAAGAAAAGTGATCTTTCAAGATTGTTGTGTGAGTAATTGCCGCTACCTTGCATCTATCCCGGATCAATTGCAGATGCGTTCGAGAAATTTTGGAACCACTAGGATCATGTGCCACTAGCAATAAAGCCATCCACGGAAAAGGATAGAATATGAGAGCATCAGACCTTTGCTATGAAAGAAAAGTGACCCTTCAAGATTGTCATGTGAGTAGTTGCCGCTACGTTGCATCGCACAACTAATTAACAGATTAAACAAGGGCAACCTCATGGAATGTCAAAAGGGCATGTCACAATCACTGATGAATTTGCGTCGAATGAAACAACAGTTACCTTCACACAATCACACTCAGCTAGTTAAGACAGCATATCAAAAGGATCACTAGGTTCAAACTTCCAAAGAGACCAGACGTTTAGTTGGCTTTCTCAAAAACAATCGAACAGCTGGAGATACCTCGACAAGGGGTAGTTTCAATGCCTTTGGCAGAACAATTTAGGGCTCGAGGAGTAATTATTTGTCAACTTTTTATCCCATGCCGCGCTGTACACGAGACACGAGGCACATGAACACACAGAATTTATGAGTAGTAAGGCAAGCTAGAATAAGCATAAGCCAAAATGAAATTGCAAGCTTAAAGCTTAAAGCAAAACCAACCTGAAGATCCACCATCGTTTTCCTGTCCTTCCATGTCCAAAGGAACTCTCAGTGGAGCGGTCCCCATGATCTCCAGAAGATGTCAATCCCTTTATCAAGAGAAAGGAACAAGGGAAAGGTGATGAACTTGTCAAAAGAACTAAAAGTCCCACAACAACGAAAATGAAACAGGGGGCACTGGTGCCCAATTATACAACACGATATAGGAATAAGAAGGAGGGGAAAAATGGCTGACAGAAGAATCTACCGTTGTCTACGTGTCTACTTTTGTGTTGTCAGATTGGAAAACATCAGATTATTccatgcttttctttttgcgaGGAAAGATTCAAACACTGGACTGCCTGTCTATTCTCCCAACCATAACGAGCACCCAAAGACACTGTTCAGTCATAATCAATCTTAGTTTCAGGACGGAGGGAGGTGAAATGGAGCAGAGACATTCCAGGCATTGTCCATGCCACGCGGACAGGAGTGGTTGAGGACTTCCATTCACATCGTTGGTCTTTCTGTTCCTTGGTTATTACGAACGCTAATGGACAAGACAAGAAGCAAAAACAGGGGAACCGACACAAACCAGACAAGAgtaacaaaaaccaaaaaccagTTTAGCCCCATAAGGCCATAACTAACCTTCTTCTCATACCTGCTCTTTGGAACTACCCCCCTGGTTCCTGATGCTGAAGACGGGGGCTCCCAAAAGTTCTCCGAACGGTCAAACCGTTCCAAAGATACGAAGTCGTATGATAAACTAGTTCCATCCGGATCCATGTATTTCTTTGCATTACAAAAAGTCCAATCTTTTTTAATGTGGAAGTTCAAGATTGACGTTAACAAAAAGTcaacttttttcaattcagagcATGCTGTCTTAATTCCACAACCATCATAAGAAAGACCAGCCGAAAATCAGTGGGTGTGAAACTGGGCGCATCAAGTACCCAGTCCAATGTCGGATAACATATGGTTACCTTAATATTTTGATTGGACATGTCATCCTTGACTTACTTAGTACTATGTTGATTGAGCTAAATATGTTCAGAAACCAATTCTccattgtaaaaaaaagaagatgagagaACAAAATTTCATAGTATAAAGTAGTTAGCTTAAAGGGTAGATGCCTATTGAAAAATATCTAGACGGCCTTCCTCAATTCATGCATTGGGTATCATTGATTAGGACACGAAAAATTCACCCTTTGACTACTCTTTTTGTGAGATTGATCCGCCAAAATCAAGTCCAGTCCTTCTCCTCCTATTTTTTTAAGTAGGTGAACTTCCTTCATTAGAATGTATCAGACTTCTATTCCAAACAATCCCCTTCCATCCGAATGAGACAATCACTCATTTCAAGTTGTCCTCGAAGGAgccaaaaaaacagaaatccACCTCATTACGTATATCTTCAGAGCCCAACTGGGGCATGTTGGACTTGGGCCCGAAATGactctctctccatcaaatTCGCACGTGCCATGTGTGTGGGCCCCACCTCACAAGTGATGACGTGGCATTCCGTAGCTCCCTCTCGACCATGCGTCGCACGCTTACTCTCTGTGTGTCGTGTGTCTGCGTGCGTGTGGGCCACCCTCGAAAAGCCTGTTTACGCTGAAATGACAATTGAATTGACGTCGGAAACTGGGAAACGAAACGTTTTGATCAATACCCCTGTTCAatgcgcgctctctctctctctctctctctatatcggTCTATCTATCTGTTGCACCAGCAACACCCGGGTAATAAAGCTCACACTTTAACacggtagagagagaaaagtttcaaacttgCTGGCACCCacatagagatagagagagaaacaaaaagtTTGAAGCCACCTTTAGTTCATGGGTCTCTGGGACTGGTGTAGAGGTATGATCATCCCGAGTTGTTGCTTGTTGTCAGCGGCTTTCAGTTTAGTTGTATTCGCTATTGAGTTTCTGTACTTGCCTGTCTGTTGATTTCAAGCAGAGGTAGTGAAGGGTATGATGGTATGGTGAGTTCGTCTTCTCTTGGTTGCCGGGACTTTGTGGGGAATATTGTTGAGAATGTGAAGCAAAATCTTGAAATTTTGGGCTTTAATTTACTGTTTCAGCTGAAGTTTGGATTGTGTGTGATAAATGTTTTTTTGACTAAATGTTATGTAATGTGTATAGGAGGAATTAGGCAAGTGGAAAATGCAGCTTCCATTTAACTCGTTCACTTTGGAATGTTGATTTTATGgacttctttcatttttattacaTTCGAAAGGTTGGAAATGGCTTCTTATAGGAATGCCAAGTTCAAAGCTAGGTCTTTTTCCCCCTGGTATATTTAGCTTCAGGCTCCAATTGCTTTCTGTATCTTCATGATTTGTCTTTGTCAAACCCTTTTAAGTTGGATTCCTCATTTCGCACTTAACTACTTCAGGCTGTCCCGCATAATGGTATTGCAAGGTCTGACTTGTGTCTTTGCTATGTTTTTGGTTTCTCTATTTGCTTAGTCAACTTTGCTTCAGGTCATCTTTATATTTTTGCTGACACTTGATGGTATGACTCTCCAGTCTGACCTCCTTTGCTTTGCTTGGCATCATTTTAGTGTTCACATGCCGCGAGACTTTGCTTTGAAAGTATAGTACTTGATGGAAGGAGAAATGTCCTACAAAAAAGTGCTTCTAACATACAAGAGGAAACGGCCTTCATCAACAATATGTCTTGCTCAAGAACCAGGACAAAATGATTCAGCTTTAGAAGGTTTAGCAATCACGCCAAGCGTGAAAGAAGAATGTGAaaacaattttttggaaaaccAGGGAGCAAATATGCTGGTATGAATTcttacttttaccaaaaaaatatgcTGGTATGATGAGTAAAACTTTTGGCTAGGAGTTCTGTGCTGCTTTGATGCATTCATGTGTATTGTGTACTCAGAGTCTGTTAAATTTAGCTGTAAATAATAATCCTATGGTTTTTCATCTGCTAGTTAATAAGCCTGTCAACAAGGGAAACCCGTCTTTGAGGTTAGAGCTTCCTGGAAGTACTTCATGGTTCATATTGAGCAATCTGCTGTCTTTATTGGTTTATGAGATTTGACATGCGTAAATACATCCAGAAATTCTTATAGGCTATTAGATTGCAAAATGTCTtgtaattttacattttttttctactcAGATTGTTTTCTTTACTGGGGTTGGATAAACTGAATGGAGCACCAAGTAAGACTGGTGAATTGAAAAGTAGAAGGTGAATAGGATCCTTAACGTATACAGTAGAAATGAGGCAATGGAATCTATTTAATCTGACTTTAAAGCTTAGGTAATAGTTTGATGGTACATCT contains:
- the LOC115740240 gene encoding sterol 3-beta-glucosyltransferase UGT80A2-like isoform X3, yielding MGTAPLRVPLDMEGQENDGGSSVFSGLSDGIPTVQKTIGEASTSGKSETSSCQITKTENCKHKKTLGLFAANFFDEKISVSKKLITKFCSSSGSIKLLLLKLMEPYSSKFHSTSSLKTLISSLNSHPLDQQMKTLEHGHRVRLATHSNFREFVLTAGLEFYPLGGDPKVLAWYMVKNKGILPSGPSEIQIQRNELKDIILSLLPACMDPDPHSKMPFEADAIIANPPACGHIHVAEALKIPIHIFFTMPWTPTGEFPHPLSRVKQPAGYKLSYQIIDALIWLATRDMINEFRKKKLKLRPVTYLCGSNSPPPDVPVGYTWSPHLVPKPKDWGPKIDVVGFCFLDLASSYEPPDSLLKWLEEGDKPIYIGFGSLPVQEPQRMTDIIIKALEATGQRGIISKGWGGLGNLSEPKESVYLLDNCPHDWLFARCSAVVHHGGAGTTAAGLRAACPTTIIPFFGDQTFWGEQVYARGVGPAPIPVDGFSLEKLIDAIRFMLDPKVKERAMDLAKAMENEDGVGRAVNAFYKHFPRRNSSSECELVPAPSSFLSIRRCFGCS
- the LOC115740240 gene encoding sterol 3-beta-glucosyltransferase UGT80A2-like isoform X4 encodes the protein MVDLQLQWLNQVATVKTDGTVQLEVSLDIKPQNLDFEPEFPSIGPTDEDPGMADIQDLPPLQIVMLIVGTRGDVQPFVAIGKRFQEHGHRVRLATHSNFREFVLTAGLEFYPLGGDPKVLAWYMVKNKGILPSGPSEIQIQRNELKDIILSLLPACMDPDPHSKMPFEADAIIANPPACGHIHVAEALKIPIHIFFTMPWTPTGEFPHPLSRVKQPAGYKLSYQIIDALIWLATRDMINEFRKKKLKLRPVTYLCGSNSPPPDVPVGYTWSPHLVPKPKDWGPKIDVVGFCFLDLASSYEPPDSLLKWLEEGDKPIYIGFGSLPVQEPQRMTDIIIKALEATGQRGIISKGWGGLGNLSEPKESVYLLDNCPHDWLFARCSAVVHHGGAGTTAAGLRAACPTTIIPFFGDQTFWGEQVYARGVGPAPIPVDGFSLEKLIDAIRFMLDPKVKERAMDLAKAMENEDGVGRAVNAFYKHFPRRNSSSECELVPAPSSFLSIRRCFGCS
- the LOC115740240 gene encoding sterol 3-beta-glucosyltransferase UGT80A2-like isoform X5 encodes the protein MRKFLCQKSSSGSIKLLLLKLMEPYSSKFHSTSSLKTLISSLNSHPLDQQMKTLEHGHRVRLATHSNFREFVLTAGLEFYPLGGDPKVLAWYMVKNKGILPSGPSEIQIQRNELKDIILSLLPACMDPDPHSKMPFEADAIIANPPACGHIHVAEALKIPIHIFFTMPWTPTGEFPHPLSRVKQPAGYKLSYQIIDALIWLATRDMINEFRKKKLKLRPVTYLCGSNSPPPDVPVGYTWSPHLVPKPKDWGPKIDVVGFCFLDLASSYEPPDSLLKWLEEGDKPIYIGFGSLPVQEPQRMTDIIIKALEATGQRGIISKGWGGLGNLSEPKESVYLLDNCPHDWLFARCSAVVHHGGAGTTAAGLRAACPTTIIPFFGDQTFWGEQVYARGVGPAPIPVDGFSLEKLIDAIRFMLDPKVKERAMDLAKAMENEDGVGRAVNAFYKHFPRRNSSSECELVPAPSSFLSIRRCFGCS
- the LOC115740240 gene encoding sterol 3-beta-glucosyltransferase UGT80A2-like isoform X2; the protein is MGTAPLRVPLDMEGQENDGGSSVFSGLSDGIPTVQKTIGEASTSGKSETSSCQITKTENCKHKKTLGLFAANFFDEKISVSKKLQWLNQVATVKTDGTVQLEVSLDIKPQNLDFEPEFPSIGPTDEDPGMADIQDLPPLQIVMLIVGTRGDVQPFVAIGKRFQEHGHRVRLATHSNFREFVLTAGLEFYPLGGDPKVLAWYMVKNKGILPSGPSEIQIQRNELKDIILSLLPACMDPDPHSKMPFEADAIIANPPACGHIHVAEALKIPIHIFFTMPWTPTGEFPHPLSRVKQPAGYKLSYQIIDALIWLATRDMINEFRKKKLKLRPVTYLCGSNSPPPDVPVGYTWSPHLVPKPKDWGPKIDVVGFCFLDLASSYEPPDSLLKWLEEVFPLCRYEQPVQEPQRMTDIIIKALEATGQRGIISKGWGGLGNLSEPKESVYLLDNCPHDWLFARCSAVVHHGGAGTTAAGLRAACPTTIIPFFGDQTFWGEQVYARGVGPAPIPVDGFSLEKLIDAIRFMLDPKVKERAMDLAKAMENEDGVGRAVNAFYKHFPRRNSSSECELVPAPSSFLSIRRCFGCS